A region of the bacterium genome:
CGAACCAGCAACCTTCAGCTTCGGAGGCTGACGCTCTATCCAATTGAGCTACAGGTGCGTAAAGTCGTTGTTAGTTATCAGTTATTGGTTATTTGGACAAGCCCCAAAACTTTGGCCATAAAGAACCAATAACTATTAACGAATAACCATTAACCATTCTTACGCTCAAATTCCTTCATGAAGGCAACCAGCGCATCCACGCCGGCAACGGGGAAGGCATTATAAATGGAAGCGCGAACACCACCCACCATCCGATGCCCCTTCAATCCCTTCATTCCCTGCTTTGAAGCCTCCTTGATGAAGGTTTCCTCAAGGGCTTCCGAGGGTAAGCGGAACGTGATATTCATATCGGACCGGAATTCCTTAACAGCCGTCGCCTTATAAAATGAACTGCTGTCGAGGGCATTGTAAATTTTAGCCGCTTTATCAACATTCTGCTTATAGAGATTCTCTTGCCCCATTTTGAGAATCCAACGAGTTACCAGCGACAGGACGTAGATTCCGAACGTCGGCGGGGTATTGTAAAGGGAGTTCTCTTCGATATGCGTTTTGTATTTGAGCATCGTGGGTGTGTTGGCCGGGGCACGCTCGGCCAGGTCTTTCCGCATCACCACCAAAGCCAGCCCTGACGGACCAAGATTTTTCTGGGCACCGGCATATATTAAACCGAACTGGTTGATGTCAAAAGGACGGGATAGAATATCCGAGGACATATCCGCCACCAGCGGCGATTCGGTCTTAGGGAACAACTTCCACTGAGCTCCGGAAATAGTCTCGTTGGAGGTAATATGCACATACGCAGCACCCTTGGTAAATTTCAGATCCTCGTTTTTAGGCACACGGGTGGGAATATCCTTGCCGGTATTGGCGATGACATTGACCGTACCTATTAATTTGGCTTCTTTAACAGCCTTATCAGCCCAGGTGCCGGAGTTGACATAATCGGCCGATTGCCCCGCCCCCAACAGATTCATAGGCACCATGGCAAATTGCATACTGGCACCACCCTGAATAAACAAGACTGAGTAGTCATCAGACAACTTAAGCAATTTGCTGACGTTCGCAATCGCTTCCTGATGCACGGCATCGTATTCTTTGCCGCGGTGACTATGCTCCAAAATGGACATTCCTGATCCCTTAAAATCCAGCAACTCCCTTTGTGCCTCTTCAAGGACTTCGACAGGAAGAACGGCAGGACCAGCTCCAAAATTGAATACACGTGCCATATAGTTGCCTCTTTCTTGATAAAGTTGAGCCCGCATTGTAGTCGGTACGCCAAAATCTTCAACTGCGTATTTACGATTGACGTGGCTTTAAAAACTCCTACACTTGTTGGCTTTTCAAAAGGAGTAAATATATTATGGCATTAATTACGTTCGGAAAAGAGAAAGAAAACATCGTCACCCGCAAGGAATTTTCCGTCGCCAAGGCGCGCAAAGTTCTGGCAAAAGAAACCATCGCCATCATCGGCTATGGTGTTCAGGGACCCGCTCAGGCATTGAACCTTAAGGACAATGGATTCAAGGTCATCATCGGCCAGGCTCCTGAATTCAAAAAGGATTGGGATCGCGCCTGTAAGGATGGATGGGTGCCTGGGAAAACATTGTTTGATATTCCCACCGCAGTTAAACGCGCCACCATCATTCAGTTGTTGGTCTCCGACGCCGCCCAGCGGCAGGTATGGCCGACCATCAAAGCCAATCTGAAGCCCGGTGATGCCCTCTACTTCTCGCACGGGTTTTCAATCGTGTACAAGGATCAAACGAAGGTCATCCCGCCCAAAGATGTGGATGTCATCATGGTTGCGCCCAAGGGATCCGGCCTGAATGTCCGCCGCAATTTCCTGTCCGGTGCTGGCATCAATTCCAGCTTCGCTGTTGAGCAGGACGCCACCGGGCGCGCCACCGAGCGCTGCATCGCGCTAGGTATTGGCATTGGCTCCGGCTATCTGTTCCCCACAACCTTCAAAAAGGAAGTGTGCAGTGATCTGACCGGCGAACGCGGCGTATTGATGGGCGCTTTGGCGGGCATGATGCAAGCTCAGTATGACGTCTTGCGTGC
Encoded here:
- the serC gene encoding 3-phosphoserine/phosphohydroxythreonine transaminase gives rise to the protein MARVFNFGAGPAVLPVEVLEEAQRELLDFKGSGMSILEHSHRGKEYDAVHQEAIANVSKLLKLSDDYSVLFIQGGASMQFAMVPMNLLGAGQSADYVNSGTWADKAVKEAKLIGTVNVIANTGKDIPTRVPKNEDLKFTKGAAYVHITSNETISGAQWKLFPKTESPLVADMSSDILSRPFDINQFGLIYAGAQKNLGPSGLALVVMRKDLAERAPANTPTMLKYKTHIEENSLYNTPPTFGIYVLSLVTRWILKMGQENLYKQNVDKAAKIYNALDSSSFYKATAVKEFRSDMNITFRLPSEALEETFIKEASKQGMKGLKGHRMVGGVRASIYNAFPVAGVDALVAFMKEFERKNG
- the ilvC gene encoding ketol-acid reductoisomerase; amino-acid sequence: MALITFGKEKENIVTRKEFSVAKARKVLAKETIAIIGYGVQGPAQALNLKDNGFKVIIGQAPEFKKDWDRACKDGWVPGKTLFDIPTAVKRATIIQLLVSDAAQRQVWPTIKANLKPGDALYFSHGFSIVYKDQTKVIPPKDVDVIMVAPKGSGLNVRRNFLSGAGINSSFAVEQDATGRATERCIALGIGIGSGYLFPTTFKKEVCSDLTGERGVLMGALAGMMQAQYDVLRANDHSPSEAFNETVEELTQSLIRLVDENGMDWMYQNCSVTAQHGALKWRPIFHKANLPVFKKLYQSVKVGQETREVLRDCGGKDYQKYLAKKLAEIHESEMWQAGAAVRALRPKLTAKAIDKNVKGVGGRLSN